A single window of Haloferax marinisediminis DNA harbors:
- a CDS encoding 3-hydroxyacyl-CoA dehydrogenase family protein: MHVSVLGAGTMGHGIAQVSAMAGHEVTMRDIEDEYVQNGLDAIERNLQGGVDRDKVTPDEMSATLERISGTTSLEDAVAGADLVIEAVPENMDLKRDTVSDVESLVGDDTIIASNTSSLSVTEIMSALDDPGRGIGLHFFNPVHIMGLVEVVVAEQTAADTLGFATEYVEGIGKAVVEVGDSPGFASSRLGVALGVEAMRMVQEGVASPRDIDASMELGYNHPMGPIELGDVVGLDVRLGILEYLREELGERFRPPQILKRKVRAGKLGKKTGEGFYVWEDGEIVGVSEDVMSR, from the coding sequence ATGCACGTTAGTGTACTCGGCGCCGGAACCATGGGACACGGGATTGCGCAGGTGTCCGCCATGGCCGGCCACGAGGTTACCATGCGAGATATCGAAGACGAGTACGTCCAGAACGGCTTGGACGCCATCGAGCGGAATCTGCAGGGTGGTGTCGACCGGGACAAGGTGACGCCGGACGAGATGTCGGCGACCTTGGAACGGATTTCTGGAACGACGTCTCTGGAGGACGCAGTCGCCGGTGCAGACCTCGTCATCGAGGCTGTTCCGGAGAACATGGACCTGAAGCGGGACACGGTGAGCGACGTGGAGTCCCTCGTCGGCGACGACACCATCATCGCGTCGAACACGTCGTCGCTGTCCGTCACAGAGATTATGAGCGCGCTCGACGACCCGGGGCGGGGCATCGGTCTTCACTTCTTCAACCCTGTCCACATCATGGGCCTCGTGGAAGTCGTCGTCGCCGAACAGACAGCCGCCGACACGCTCGGCTTCGCGACCGAGTACGTCGAAGGAATCGGCAAGGCGGTCGTCGAGGTCGGTGACTCGCCCGGATTCGCCTCGTCGCGCCTCGGCGTCGCACTCGGTGTCGAAGCCATGCGGATGGTCCAAGAGGGCGTCGCATCACCACGAGACATCGACGCGTCGATGGAACTCGGTTACAATCACCCGATGGGTCCAATCGAACTCGGCGACGTCGTCGGCCTCGACGTCCGACTCGGCATCCTCGAGTACCTCCGTGAGGAGCTCGGTGAGCGCTTCCGCCCACCGCAGATTCTCAAGCGGAAGGTCCGCGCAGGGAAACTCGGAAAGAAGACCGGTGAAGGCTTCTACGTCTGGGAAGACGGCGAAATCGTCGGCGTGAGCGAGGACGTGATGAGCAGATGA
- a CDS encoding enoyl-CoA hydratase/isomerase family protein, with protein sequence MTDVEAVAAECETVDVAVDDRAEGVVTVTMNRPDARNALNGTLRAELKRVLDAIEESSARVVVLTGADEAKAFVAGADVTELRERDMLEQREASKRPRVYEYVDDLKQPVIARINGHALGGGCELIQACDVRIAHERAKIGQPEINLGIMPGGGGTQRLPRLVGEGHAMRLILTGELISATEAADIGLVDEVYGDDEFDDRVYELAEMMATKSPVALEFAKKAVKAASRMDLEQGIEYEAELFAQLFGSPDKNEGIDAFFEDRDPEWHDN encoded by the coding sequence ATGACCGACGTCGAAGCAGTCGCCGCGGAGTGCGAGACGGTCGACGTCGCAGTCGACGACAGAGCCGAAGGCGTGGTCACCGTCACGATGAACCGCCCCGATGCACGAAACGCGCTCAACGGGACGCTCCGTGCGGAACTGAAGCGCGTCCTCGACGCCATCGAAGAGAGTAGCGCACGCGTCGTCGTCCTCACCGGTGCAGACGAGGCGAAGGCGTTCGTCGCCGGCGCCGACGTAACCGAGCTCCGTGAACGGGACATGCTCGAACAGCGCGAGGCGAGCAAGCGACCACGTGTGTACGAGTACGTCGACGACCTCAAACAGCCCGTCATCGCCCGCATCAATGGCCACGCCCTCGGTGGCGGATGTGAGTTGATACAGGCGTGTGACGTCCGCATCGCCCACGAGCGAGCGAAGATTGGCCAACCCGAAATCAATCTTGGAATCATGCCCGGTGGTGGCGGAACGCAGCGACTCCCCCGTCTCGTCGGAGAGGGACACGCGATGCGACTCATCCTCACTGGAGAACTCATCTCCGCGACAGAGGCGGCTGACATCGGACTCGTCGACGAAGTCTACGGCGACGACGAATTCGACGACCGTGTGTACGAACTCGCCGAGATGATGGCGACCAAGAGTCCCGTCGCCCTCGAATTCGCCAAGAAAGCGGTCAAAGCCGCCTCGCGGATGGACCTCGAACAAGGAATCGAATACGAGGCAGAACTGTTCGCACAACTGTTCGGAAGTCCAGACAAGAACGAAGGAATCGACGCGTTCTTCGAAGACAGAGACCCCGAGTGGCACGACAACTGA
- a CDS encoding IclR family transcriptional regulator has product MTDEQRRPVKTATTSFAILECLKERGPLGPTKLASELGLAKSTVHRHLKTLEREGFVVPDENGHRVGLRLLDFGIYARNQHQFYEVAKPKVDELAEETGEKVWCVTEEKGRGIHLYGAAGKHSVRTPAREGTRSYLHQLAAGKAILSAFPDERVEAIIDQHGLPAKTSHTITEPDDLFEELSTVRDRGFALNREEIVPKLHAVGVVVTDQDGYPVGAISISGPSNRLKGERLTVDLANLLLGAANEVEINLNFS; this is encoded by the coding sequence ATGACCGACGAACAACGCCGTCCAGTGAAGACGGCGACGACGTCTTTCGCCATCCTCGAATGCCTCAAAGAACGAGGGCCGCTCGGACCGACGAAGCTCGCCTCCGAACTCGGGCTGGCAAAGAGTACTGTCCACAGGCACCTGAAGACGCTCGAACGTGAGGGGTTCGTCGTCCCAGACGAGAACGGACATCGCGTCGGGCTTCGGCTCCTCGACTTTGGTATCTACGCTCGCAACCAACACCAGTTCTACGAGGTTGCGAAGCCAAAGGTCGACGAACTCGCCGAGGAGACGGGCGAGAAGGTCTGGTGCGTTACGGAAGAAAAGGGCCGCGGGATTCATCTCTACGGGGCCGCAGGCAAACACTCTGTTCGGACGCCGGCCAGAGAGGGGACACGTTCGTACCTCCACCAACTCGCCGCCGGGAAGGCCATCCTCTCTGCGTTCCCCGACGAACGCGTCGAAGCCATCATCGACCAACACGGCCTCCCGGCGAAGACGTCGCACACGATTACTGAGCCCGACGACCTCTTCGAGGAGCTGAGCACGGTTCGTGACCGTGGGTTCGCACTCAACCGCGAAGAAATCGTTCCCAAACTCCACGCTGTCGGTGTCGTCGTCACCGACCAAGACGGCTACCCAGTCGGTGCAATCAGTATCTCGGGACCATCGAACCGACTGAAAGGAGAACGGTTGACTGTCGACCTCGCAAACTTGCTCCTCGGTGCGGCGAACGAAGTCGAAATCAACCTCAACTTCTCGTAA
- a CDS encoding EthD family reductase: MIKLVNIVVRKPDYSFDEFVERWTGPHADMAKELPGLQKYSTSLPTDPERSEHDGIVELYFEDMGALKSAFSSEIGERVNADAAEFIDMEQGPTLYVEETTQLDRT; encoded by the coding sequence ATGATTAAATTGGTGAATATAGTCGTCCGTAAGCCAGACTACTCGTTCGACGAGTTCGTCGAGCGATGGACCGGGCCTCACGCCGACATGGCGAAGGAACTTCCGGGACTGCAGAAGTATTCGACGAGTCTCCCCACCGACCCAGAACGGTCCGAGCACGACGGTATCGTCGAACTCTACTTCGAGGACATGGGCGCCCTGAAGAGTGCATTTAGTTCAGAGATTGGAGAGCGGGTGAACGCCGATGCCGCCGAGTTCATCGACATGGAGCAGGGACCAACGCTCTACGTCGAAGAGACGACGCAACTAGACAGGACGTGA